One segment of Phaeacidiphilus oryzae TH49 DNA contains the following:
- a CDS encoding HAMP domain-containing protein, producing MRNLRDGHFRSRMDTAATVGDGMVGELAVVFNQVMERNEHLVNELSRVRREVTRQGRLDERVLPSPGPGSWATGVQSVNSLMDAMVIPVTKVTRVLDAVAEGDLSLRVDLHDGSRPLRGDLRWIARGVNRMCDRLALVTGEVTRVAREVGTEGRLGGRAELQGGSGSWREVTEAVNTMAARLTSQVRDIALVTTAVANGDLSRKITVEATGELLELKLTVNTMVDQLSGFADEVTRVAREVGTEGRLGGQAQVRGVSGVWKDLTDNVNLMADNLTRQVRNIAQVTTAVANGDLSKKITVDAQGEIRELKDTVNTMVHQLSGFADEVTRVAREVGTEGMLGGRAEVKGVSGTWKDLTDNVNLMASSLTSQVRNIAQVTTAVANGDLSKTITVNAQGEILELKDTVNTMVDQLSAFAGEVTRVAREVGTEGQLGGRAQVRGVSGVWKDLTDNVNFMADNLTSQVRNIAQVTTAVANGDLSKKIAVDARGEIQQLKDTVNTMVDQLSAFADEVTRVAREVGTEGQLGGRAQVPGVSGAWKDLTDNVNFMADNLTSQVRNIAQVTTAVAQGDLSKKIDVDARGEILELKSTINTMVDTLSAFSSEVTRVAREVGSEGQLGGQARVEGVDGTWKSLTTSVNELAGNLTTQVRAIAEVASAVANGDLSRSISVETRGEVADLKNNVNLMVANLRETTRAKDWLETNLARLASLMQGHRDLVEVADLILRELTPLVSAQYGAFFLAERDDEGEPVGREGELGQHGATVAPRLAFIAGYGSAHGGEEGPDGQQGLVAQAAAEKSRILITETPPDYIKINSGLGEASPACVVVLPILFEDQVLGVIELASFSRFSDVHLAFFDQFSSTIGVAINTIIANSRTEALLSQSQRLTQELRRSNSALEEKAALLATSSQYKSEFLANMSHELRTPLNSLLILARLLADNGDGHLSAEEVQFARTIHRSGSDLLQLINDILDLSKIEAGRMDVRPKQLPLVKLLDYVDETFRPITLDRGLAFEVEVAEDVPRSMVTDEQRIQQILRNLLSNAVKFTSAGRVRLRVCRAAPGPGGVETVAFAVDDTGIGIAPEKLPGIFEAFQQADGTTSRKYGGTGLGLSISREIARLLGGRITAESEPGVGSVFTLYVPVFTAPSAGQSPEELQEAAVDGWSAPGPRPGPGGAGPAALPEMAGRQPAVYGAPRAGQIPEPDSDAADTAEAASPVDFANEALWSGAKRLGAWKQGPVGRALDGRTVLIVDDDVRNVFALTHVLGRLGMRVVYAENGREGIEALGRDDAVGLVLLDIMMPEMDGYQTIRAIRGTPRYAGLPIVALTAKAMPGDREKAIAVGASDYVPKPVDLDRLLRVMGEQLATDEVELEAQ from the coding sequence CTGCGCAATCTGCGGGACGGGCACTTCCGTAGCCGGATGGACACCGCGGCGACGGTCGGCGACGGCATGGTCGGCGAGCTGGCCGTGGTCTTCAACCAGGTGATGGAGCGCAACGAGCACCTGGTCAACGAGTTGAGCCGGGTGCGCCGCGAGGTCACCCGGCAGGGGCGGCTGGACGAACGGGTGCTGCCCAGCCCGGGCCCGGGCTCCTGGGCGACCGGCGTGCAGTCGGTCAACTCGCTGATGGACGCCATGGTGATCCCGGTGACCAAGGTGACCCGGGTGCTGGACGCGGTGGCCGAGGGCGACCTCTCGCTGCGGGTCGACCTCCACGACGGCTCCCGTCCGCTCCGCGGCGACCTCCGTTGGATCGCCCGCGGGGTGAACCGGATGTGCGACCGGCTGGCGCTGGTCACCGGAGAGGTGACCCGGGTGGCGCGGGAGGTCGGCACCGAGGGCCGGCTCGGCGGGCGGGCCGAGCTCCAGGGCGGCTCGGGCAGCTGGCGCGAGGTGACGGAGGCCGTCAACACCATGGCGGCCCGGCTGACCTCGCAGGTGCGGGACATCGCCCTGGTCACCACGGCGGTGGCGAACGGGGACCTGAGCCGCAAGATCACCGTCGAGGCGACCGGCGAGCTGCTGGAGCTCAAGCTCACCGTCAACACCATGGTGGACCAGCTGTCCGGCTTCGCCGACGAGGTCACCCGGGTCGCCCGCGAGGTCGGCACCGAGGGCAGGCTCGGCGGTCAGGCGCAGGTGCGCGGGGTCTCCGGGGTCTGGAAGGACCTCACCGACAACGTCAACCTGATGGCGGACAACCTCACCCGCCAGGTGCGGAACATCGCCCAGGTGACGACGGCGGTGGCCAACGGCGACCTGTCCAAGAAGATCACCGTGGACGCCCAGGGCGAGATCCGCGAGCTGAAGGACACCGTCAACACGATGGTCCACCAGCTGTCCGGCTTCGCCGACGAGGTCACCCGGGTCGCCCGCGAGGTGGGGACCGAGGGGATGCTCGGCGGCCGGGCCGAGGTGAAGGGCGTCTCCGGCACCTGGAAGGACCTCACCGACAACGTCAACCTGATGGCCTCCAGCCTCACCTCGCAGGTGCGGAACATCGCCCAGGTGACGACGGCGGTGGCGAACGGCGACCTGTCGAAGACGATCACCGTCAACGCCCAGGGCGAGATCCTGGAGCTGAAGGACACCGTGAACACCATGGTGGACCAGCTCTCGGCGTTCGCCGGCGAGGTGACCCGGGTGGCCCGCGAGGTGGGCACCGAGGGCCAGCTGGGCGGCCGGGCCCAGGTGCGCGGGGTCTCCGGGGTCTGGAAGGACCTCACGGACAACGTCAACTTCATGGCGGACAACCTGACCTCGCAGGTCCGCAACATCGCCCAGGTGACCACCGCGGTGGCCAACGGCGACCTGTCCAAGAAGATCGCGGTGGACGCCCGCGGCGAGATCCAGCAGCTGAAGGACACCGTGAACACCATGGTGGACCAGCTCTCGGCGTTCGCCGACGAGGTGACCCGGGTGGCCCGCGAGGTGGGCACCGAGGGCCAGCTGGGCGGCCGGGCCCAGGTGCCGGGCGTCTCGGGCGCCTGGAAGGACCTCACGGACAACGTCAACTTCATGGCGGACAACCTGACCTCGCAGGTCCGCAACATCGCCCAGGTGACCACCGCGGTGGCCCAGGGCGACCTCTCCAAGAAGATCGACGTGGACGCCCGCGGCGAGATCCTGGAGCTGAAGTCCACCATCAACACCATGGTGGACACCCTCTCCGCGTTCTCCTCCGAGGTCACCCGGGTGGCCCGGGAGGTCGGCTCGGAGGGCCAACTCGGCGGCCAGGCCCGGGTGGAGGGCGTGGACGGCACCTGGAAGTCGCTGACCACCTCGGTCAACGAGCTGGCCGGCAACCTCACCACCCAGGTCCGCGCGATCGCCGAGGTGGCCAGCGCGGTCGCCAACGGCGACCTGTCCCGGTCGATCTCCGTCGAGACCCGCGGCGAGGTCGCCGACCTGAAGAACAACGTCAACCTGATGGTGGCCAACCTCCGCGAGACCACCCGGGCCAAGGACTGGCTGGAGACCAACCTGGCCCGCCTGGCCAGCCTGATGCAGGGCCACCGCGACCTGGTGGAGGTCGCCGACCTGATCCTCCGCGAGCTGACCCCGCTGGTCTCCGCTCAGTACGGCGCCTTCTTCCTGGCCGAGCGGGACGACGAGGGCGAACCGGTCGGCCGGGAGGGCGAGTTGGGCCAGCACGGCGCCACCGTGGCGCCCCGCCTGGCGTTCATCGCCGGCTACGGCTCGGCGCACGGCGGCGAGGAGGGCCCGGACGGGCAGCAGGGCCTGGTGGCCCAGGCGGCGGCGGAGAAGTCCCGCATCCTGATCACCGAGACCCCGCCCGACTACATCAAGATCAATTCGGGTCTGGGAGAGGCCTCCCCGGCCTGTGTCGTGGTGCTGCCGATCCTCTTCGAGGACCAGGTGCTCGGCGTCATCGAGCTGGCCTCGTTCAGCCGGTTCAGCGACGTCCACCTGGCCTTCTTCGACCAGTTCTCCAGCACCATCGGCGTGGCGATCAACACCATCATCGCCAACTCCCGCACCGAGGCGCTGCTCTCCCAGTCCCAGCGGCTCACCCAGGAGCTCCGCCGGTCCAACTCCGCGCTGGAGGAGAAGGCCGCGCTGCTGGCCACCTCCTCCCAGTACAAGTCGGAGTTCCTGGCCAACATGTCGCACGAGCTGCGGACGCCGCTGAACTCGCTGCTGATCCTGGCCCGCCTGCTGGCGGACAACGGGGACGGCCACCTCTCCGCGGAGGAGGTGCAGTTCGCCCGGACCATCCACCGATCGGGCAGCGACCTCCTGCAGTTGATCAACGACATCCTCGACCTGTCGAAGATCGAGGCCGGCCGGATGGACGTCCGTCCCAAGCAGCTGCCGCTGGTGAAGCTGCTGGACTACGTGGACGAGACCTTCCGTCCGATAACGCTCGACCGCGGCCTGGCCTTCGAGGTGGAGGTCGCCGAGGACGTGCCGCGCAGCATGGTCACCGACGAGCAGCGGATCCAGCAGATCCTCCGCAACCTGCTGTCCAACGCGGTCAAGTTCACCTCCGCCGGCCGCGTGCGGCTGCGGGTCTGCCGGGCCGCGCCCGGGCCGGGCGGGGTGGAGACGGTCGCCTTCGCGGTCGACGACACCGGGATCGGCATCGCCCCGGAGAAGCTGCCCGGCATCTTCGAGGCCTTCCAGCAGGCGGACGGCACCACCAGCCGGAAGTACGGCGGCACCGGGCTCGGACTCTCCATCAGCCGGGAGATCGCCCGCCTCCTCGGGGGCCGGATCACCGCCGAGTCCGAGCCCGGGGTCGGCTCGGTCTTCACCCTGTACGTGCCGGTGTTCACCGCTCCCTCGGCGGGCCAGTCGCCGGAGGAGCTGCAGGAGGCCGCGGTGGACGGCTGGTCGGCTCCGGGCCCGCGGCCCGGACCCGGTGGCGCGGGTCCCGCCGCACTGCCCGAGATGGCAGGACGCCAACCGGCGGTGTACGGCGCCCCCCGGGCCGGCCAGATCCCGGAGCCCGACTCCGACGCGGCCGACACCGCCGAGGCGGCCTCCCCGGTGGACTTCGCCAACGAGGCGCTCTGGTCGGGCGCCAAGCGGCTGGGCGCCTGGAAGCAGGGCCCGGTCGGCCGCGCCCTGGACGGCCGCACCGTGCTGATCGTGGACGACGACGTCCGCAACGTCTTCGCCCTCACCCATGTCCTCGGCCGGCTCGGGATGCGCGTGGTCTACGCCGAGAACGGCCGGGAGGGGATCGAGGCCCTTGGCCGGGACGACGCCGTCGGCCTGGTGCTGCTGGACATCATGATGCCCGAGATGGACGGATACCAGACCATCCGGGCGATCCGCGGCACTCCGCGCTATGCGGGCCTGCCGATCGTGGCCCTCACCGCCAAGGCGATGCCGGGCGACCGCGAGAAGGCGATCGCGGTCGGCGCGTCGGACTACGTCCCCAAGCCGGTCGACCTGGACCGGCTGCTGCGCGTCATGGGTGAGCAACTGGCCACGGACGAGGTTGAGTTGGAGGCTCAGTGA
- a CDS encoding response regulator encodes MLLVDDMPDNLIALESVLRPLGRRTVRALSGTEALKALLREEFAVVLLDVVMPEMDGFETAAHIRRLDQTRDIPIVFLTGADRGGNLAFRGYAAGAVDYLTKPFDPWVLRAKVSVLLELHRRGRRIAELEGEVARLTVGAE; translated from the coding sequence ATCCTCCTCGTCGACGACATGCCGGACAACCTGATCGCGCTGGAGTCCGTGCTGCGCCCGCTCGGCCGCCGCACTGTGCGCGCCCTCAGCGGCACGGAGGCCCTGAAGGCGCTGCTCCGCGAGGAGTTCGCGGTGGTCCTGCTGGACGTGGTGATGCCGGAGATGGACGGCTTCGAGACGGCCGCCCACATCCGCCGCCTCGACCAGACCCGGGACATCCCGATCGTCTTCCTCACCGGCGCGGACCGCGGCGGCAACCTGGCCTTCCGCGGTTACGCGGCCGGTGCGGTGGACTACCTGACCAAGCCCTTCGACCCCTGGGTGCTCCGGGCCAAGGTGTCGGTGCTGCTGGAACTGCACCGGCGGGGGCGGCGGATCGCCGAGCTGGAGGGCGAGGTGGCCCGGCTGACGGTCGGCGCGGAGTGA
- a CDS encoding AMP-dependent synthetase/ligase: protein MAQLFLERVAATPDLEAYRYPVPVDAQAADGSPGAEQWRTLSWGQTARRVNRIAAGLMALGIRPEERVAIASSTRIEWILADLGVMCAGAATTTVYPTTNADETSYILSDSGSRALFAEDAAQLAKVVECKSDLPELGFVVTFDGAAPDEDVPGLEVLSLAELEQRGATYLDEHPDAITKTVEAIERDQLATLIYTSGTTGRPKGVRLVHDCWSYQAVAQEALGLMNADDVQYLWLPLSHVFGKTLTSGHIKVGFVTAVDGRVDRIIHNLPVVKPTFMAAAPRVFEKVYNGIAAKARGEGGAKYAIFQWAAGVAREYGRVGQESLVAKGKREYPFGLALKHTVADKLVYGKIREAFGGRMRACISGSASLAPEIGYFFSGAGVHILEGYGLTESSAASTVNPGEDYRIGTVGRPLPGTEVRIAEDGEVLLRGPAVMRGYHNQPEKTAEVLEEDGWFHTGDIGELDEAGFLRITDRKKDMFKTSGGKYVAPSEVEGKFKAICAYVSNILVIGNGRNYCTALISLDEPALLDWAKAHGQEGKGYAELCALPEVKSMIEADVQTLNGQLQRWQTIKKFELLPRDLDIEHGELTPSLKVRRPVVEKEYAGLIEGMYEGAREK from the coding sequence GTGGCGCAGCTCTTCCTGGAGCGGGTCGCGGCCACCCCCGACCTGGAGGCCTACCGGTACCCGGTGCCGGTGGACGCCCAGGCGGCGGACGGCTCGCCGGGGGCGGAGCAGTGGCGGACCCTCAGCTGGGGGCAGACCGCCCGGCGGGTGAACCGGATCGCGGCCGGGCTGATGGCCCTCGGCATCCGGCCCGAGGAGCGGGTGGCCATCGCCTCCTCCACCCGCATCGAGTGGATCCTCGCCGACCTCGGCGTGATGTGCGCGGGCGCGGCCACCACCACGGTCTACCCGACCACCAACGCGGACGAGACCTCGTACATCCTCTCCGACTCCGGCAGCCGGGCGCTCTTCGCCGAGGACGCCGCCCAGCTCGCCAAGGTCGTCGAGTGCAAGTCCGACCTCCCCGAGCTGGGTTTCGTGGTGACCTTCGACGGTGCCGCCCCCGACGAGGACGTGCCCGGCCTGGAGGTGCTCTCCCTCGCCGAGCTGGAGCAGCGCGGCGCCACCTACCTGGACGAGCACCCGGACGCGATCACCAAGACCGTCGAGGCCATCGAGCGCGACCAGCTGGCCACCCTGATCTACACCTCCGGCACCACCGGCCGCCCCAAGGGCGTCCGCCTGGTCCACGACTGCTGGTCCTACCAGGCGGTGGCCCAGGAGGCCCTGGGCCTGATGAACGCGGACGACGTGCAGTACCTCTGGCTGCCGCTGTCCCACGTCTTCGGCAAGACCCTGACCTCGGGTCACATCAAGGTCGGCTTCGTCACCGCGGTGGACGGCCGGGTGGACCGGATCATCCACAACCTGCCGGTGGTCAAGCCCACCTTCATGGCCGCCGCGCCCCGGGTCTTCGAGAAGGTCTACAACGGCATCGCGGCCAAGGCCCGCGGTGAGGGCGGCGCCAAGTACGCGATCTTCCAGTGGGCGGCCGGGGTCGCCCGGGAGTACGGCCGGGTGGGCCAGGAGAGCCTGGTGGCCAAGGGCAAGCGGGAGTACCCGTTCGGCCTGGCGCTGAAGCACACGGTCGCCGACAAGCTGGTCTACGGCAAGATCCGGGAGGCCTTCGGCGGCCGGATGCGGGCCTGCATCTCCGGCTCCGCCTCGCTGGCCCCCGAAATCGGCTACTTCTTCTCCGGCGCCGGCGTCCACATCCTGGAGGGCTACGGCCTCACCGAGTCCAGCGCCGCCTCCACCGTCAACCCCGGCGAGGACTACCGGATCGGCACCGTCGGCCGGCCGCTGCCCGGCACCGAGGTGCGGATCGCCGAGGACGGCGAGGTGCTGCTGCGCGGCCCCGCGGTGATGCGCGGCTACCACAACCAGCCGGAGAAGACCGCCGAGGTGCTGGAGGAGGACGGCTGGTTCCACACCGGCGACATCGGCGAGCTGGACGAGGCCGGCTTCCTGCGGATCACCGACCGCAAGAAGGACATGTTCAAGACCTCCGGCGGCAAGTACGTCGCGCCCAGCGAGGTCGAGGGCAAGTTCAAGGCGATCTGCGCGTACGTCAGCAACATCCTGGTGATCGGCAACGGCCGCAACTACTGCACCGCGCTGATCTCGCTGGACGAGCCGGCCCTGCTGGACTGGGCCAAGGCGCACGGCCAGGAGGGCAAGGGCTACGCCGAGCTCTGCGCGCTGCCCGAGGTCAAGTCCATGATCGAGGCCGATGTGCAGACCCTCAACGGGCAGCTGCAACGGTGGCAGACGATCAAGAAGTTCGAGCTCCTCCCCCGCGACCTGGACATCGAGCACGGCGAGCTGACGCCGAGCCTCAAGGTCCGGCGCCCGGTGGTGGAGAAGGAGTACGCCGGGCTGATCGAGGGGATGTACGAGGGCGCCCGGGAGAAGTAG